In Corynebacterium sp. P4-C1, the sequence CGCGGGGTGGAAGACAGCAGATCCTCGCCGCGCAGCACGTGAGTGATGCCCATCAATGCATCGTCAACAGGGTTGACCAAAGTGTACAGCGGCGCACCGTTGGAGCGGGCGACGACATAGTCCGGCTGCGTGGATGCCTTGAATTCCATGTCGCCGCGGACCAAATCGTGCCACTTCCAGTCCTTCTCCGGCATGCGCAGGCGCCACACCGGCTCGCGGCCCTCCGCCCTGAACGCGGCCACCTGCTCATCGGTGAGCTCGCGGTCGAAGTTGTCGTAGCCGAGCTGCGGGTCCCGGCCGGCGGCGATGTGGCGCTCCTTGACCTCTTCTGCCGTGGAGTACGCCGGATAAACCTCGCCGGCCTCGATCAGCTTGTCCAGGATCTCCTTGTAGATATCCATGCGCTGGGACTGGCGGTACGGCTCGTGGGGACCGCCGGTGACGACACCTTCATCCCACTCCATGCCGAGCCACCGCAGGGAATCAATGATCGCCTGGTAGGACTCTTCGGAGTCGCGGGCGGCATCGGTGTCCTCGATACGGAAAACCAGTTTGCCGCCGGTGTGCCTAGCTTGCGCCCAATTGAAAAGCGCCGTCCGGACCATCCCCACGTGGGGCGTTCCGGTCGGCGACGGGCAAAAACGAACTCGTACAGGTGCGTCAGTCATGCACCCAACTGTAGCGTGCGGGCAGCTACTTGCTCACGCGGGATAGCACTGCCCACATGTCGTTCGCGGTGGACGGGTCGTACCACCAGAAGTGGTTGGAACCGTGGATCTTGATGGCCTGCACCGGCTTCTGGCATCCGGTGGCAGAAATACGGGTTGCGTTATGCCCCAGCGGCGCCGAGTTGATACGGCCGACTTGGCAGCCGTTGCGGCGCTCATACGAGCTGAACAGCTCCGGAACACCCAAGTAACGGGTTCCGCGGCGCACACCACCGTAATAGTTCGTCAGCGTGTCGTTGGTGCCGTGGTAAGCCAAGAACGCGACCGGAATGTTCTGGCAGTTGGCATTGACCGGCCAGTAGTAGGCACCGGACACACCCGCGACACCGGCGAACAGGTCAGCCATGTGACAGGCGGACACCGCCGCCATGCCGCCGCCGGTGGACATGCCCGTGGCGTAGATGCGGCGGCGGTCGATGTTGTAGTAGCGCTGCACATCGTTGATCATCGCGCGGACGAAACGGATGTCCTCACCCGGGCGGGTGGCAGCTGTCGCGGATCCTTCCCACGAGGCGCCGATGGAGCGCGGGTAGACGATGATCGCGTCACGGCCGACATTGGACTCGCGCAAACGGGAGTAGTTCCGGAAATTCTCCGTGGAGTCCTCGTACGCCGAGTAGCCGACCATGACCGGGGTCGGACGGGAGGCGTTGTACCCGCGCGGAACCCAAATCAGGTAGGAGCGGTTGCCCACGCGGATTTCACCGTTTTGACCAGGAGCAACCGGCTGACCGGCGGTGGCGCGCCACGGTGCCGCCCCCGGGCGCGGCGCGGGTGTCTGTGCCTGCGGCGGCGCCGGGATCGGGTTGTACGGCACAGAAGAACCGGCACCCTGCGGGATTGCACCGTTGACCTGGCGGGCCATGTCGTTCCACGCGCGGTTCGCGTTATTGGCGGCGTCTGCGGCAGCCTGTGCGGCTGCGTTGGATGCCTGGCTGGATTGTGCGGTCAGCTGGTTCACGTTGGGGATGCTCTGAGCCTGAGCCGGGGCAACGGCGAGCCCTGCAGCCATGAGTAGACCTGCGATGGCACCCGCAAGACGGCGACTCCAAGCGCGTGAGGTTTTCATGTGCGGCCTTTCAGAAAAATTGGAGGAGGTGAGAAGCCCGGCAAGGACTGGACGCGAGCTCTTATCCTCAACAGTCACTTGCGTAACAGTAGTGATACTTAACGCGTCCTTCAACAGAAGATTGAAGCATTCTTATTATTCGCTGAAATTCCCTGAACAGCAAGTTCATTAACACTTCAATTACAGTGCATTTATTCCGGGCAACCCTGCCTCCGGCCTTGGTTTCTCCCGCAGTAGAATCGGTCACCATGCCATTACCCAGACCTGCAACCGCGCCCGATTTTCTGCTCTCCCGAGCGGAAGGCTCGGTGCGCACCCAGGGATCCGCGAGGAGCTTCACCGATGTCTGGGATGCCATCGAGGTTATTGACCGAGGCGATGTGGAAATTGTCGTCGGTGCCCTCCCCTTCGACCGTGAGGCTCCTGCAGCATTGACCGTGCCAGAGTCCGTCATCCGGGAGCCCGGCCCCCTCGAACCGCACGCGCACTACCGCATCGGCGCGGGTTCCCAACTCTCCGCCCGTGTCACCGGCTACGATCCGGAACCGCACGAACACCTACGCCGCATCGAAGCAGCCGTGGCGACCATCGAGGATTCGCTTCTGGACAAAGTGGTTCTCGCCCGCGCCGTGGACATCGCGTTCGACCCGCCTGTCGACGCCAGGTTGGTGGCCGCACGCCTCATCGACCTCTCCCGCACCCGCGACGGATTCATCGCCGACCTGACTCCCGCCGGCAAACAGGGGCATATGTTCGTAGGCTCGTCTCCCGAGCTGTTGATCAAACGCGAGGGGCTGAAGATCTCCTCCTACCCCCTAGCCGGCTCAGCCGCACGCGATTTCGACGACCCTGAGGCGGATGCCGCCGCAGGCGCGGCACTCGCCCACTCGGAGAAAGACCTCGACGAGCACTCGTACGTCGTCGAGCACATCCGGGAGATTCTCGAGCCCCTGTGCAGCGAGCTGTCAATTCCCGATCGACCAGTGCTGACAAAGACGAGCGAGATGTGGCACCTCGCCACCCCGATCACCGGCGCCTTGCGCGAGCCTGCCCCGAACGCTCTCGACCTCGCCGCTCGCCTCTACCCCACCCCTGCGGTCTGCGGGTCGCCCCAGCACGCGGCTGAAGCGCTGATCACCACAGCCGAGTCCGACCGTTCCTTCTACGCCGGAACCGTCGGATGGTGCGATTCAAGCGGTGACGGCGAATTCATGGTCGCCATCCGCTGTGCCGAGGTCAACGGAGAAGGCACCGCTGCCCGCGCATGGGCGGGCGGGGGCCTCGTCGCAGCGTCCGACCCGGAGCAAGAGCTCGCCGAGACCACGGCGAAACTCCGCACGATTCAGCGTGCCCTCGGCCTCTAGTTACCTGAAGCCAAAGCCGCTTATCGCTTAAGCCCGCCCCACCGGGTTCTTGAGCTTGCCAATGCCGTCAATCTCCACCTCGATGGTGTCGCCCGGAACCATTTCGGCTGTTCCTGCCGGGGAGCCGGTGCAGATGACGTCGCCGGGCAGCAAGGTGTAGGACGAGGTGATGAACTCGATGATCTTGCCCAGCTTCCAGATCATCTGATTCGAGTTCGAGTCCTGCTTAGTCTCCGTCTGCCCGTCGTGGGTCAGGTGCGCCTTGATCGGCAGATCGTCGAAATCGAACTTATCCAAGTCCGTCTCGATCCACGGGCCGAGCGGACAGAACGTATCGATGCCCTTGGCGCGCGCCCACTGGCCGTCGGTGAACTGCAGGTCGCGGGAGGAGACATCGTTGACGATGGTCACGCCGCGGAC encodes:
- a CDS encoding PHB depolymerase family esterase, with protein sequence MAAGLAVAPAQAQSIPNVNQLTAQSSQASNAAAQAAADAANNANRAWNDMARQVNGAIPQGAGSSVPYNPIPAPPQAQTPAPRPGAAPWRATAGQPVAPGQNGEIRVGNRSYLIWVPRGYNASRPTPVMVGYSAYEDSTENFRNYSRLRESNVGRDAIIVYPRSIGASWEGSATAATRPGEDIRFVRAMINDVQRYYNIDRRRIYATGMSTGGGMAAVSACHMADLFAGVAGVSGAYYWPVNANCQNIPVAFLAYHGTNDTLTNYYGGVRRGTRYLGVPELFSSYERRNGCQVGRINSAPLGHNATRISATGCQKPVQAIKIHGSNHFWWYDPSTANDMWAVLSRVSK
- a CDS encoding isochorismate synthase MenF yields the protein MPLPRPATAPDFLLSRAEGSVRTQGSARSFTDVWDAIEVIDRGDVEIVVGALPFDREAPAALTVPESVIREPGPLEPHAHYRIGAGSQLSARVTGYDPEPHEHLRRIEAAVATIEDSLLDKVVLARAVDIAFDPPVDARLVAARLIDLSRTRDGFIADLTPAGKQGHMFVGSSPELLIKREGLKISSYPLAGSAARDFDDPEADAAAGAALAHSEKDLDEHSYVVEHIREILEPLCSELSIPDRPVLTKTSEMWHLATPITGALREPAPNALDLAARLYPTPAVCGSPQHAAEALITTAESDRSFYAGTVGWCDSSGDGEFMVAIRCAEVNGEGTAARAWAGGGLVAASDPEQELAETTAKLRTIQRALGL